The proteins below are encoded in one region of Chiloscyllium plagiosum isolate BGI_BamShark_2017 chromosome 7, ASM401019v2, whole genome shotgun sequence:
- the LOC122551890 gene encoding LOW QUALITY PROTEIN: clarin-1-like (The sequence of the model RefSeq protein was modified relative to this genomic sequence to represent the inferred CDS: inserted 1 base in 1 codon; substituted 2 bases at 2 genomic stop codons) gives MKGQRYISSTSSKIEATILCQTGTQFINASSSELEKFIGWIXLFHRXXLRECSLGGRNLQIMFFPTLFDAIPVALVAGILFSVLIIVFALVTAGFFMFNAFGRPYETLHGPNGLYLLKYHCLFLWFTSEVKSHRLSEKVANYKEANFVFKMQTEAFEYSFWLLVCTAMHSVNMLLIRLAGVQFPFFKPKHADSSNGGADLRY, from the exons CACTTCCAGCAAGATAGAAGCTACCATCCTGTGTCAGACTGGCACCCAGTTTATTAATGCTTCCAGCAGCGAACTGGAAAAATTCATCGGGTGGA AGCTTTTCCACAGATGATGACTCCGGGAGTGCAGCTTGGGAGGAAGGAACCTGCAGATAATGTTTTTTCCAACACTCTTTGATGCAATTCCTGTAGCTCTTGTTGCTGGAAtactattttctgttttgataATTGTATTTGCTTTGGTGACGGCTGGATTCTTTATGTTCAATGCATTTGGAAGACCTTATGAGACTCTCCATGGTCCGAATGGCCTATACCTTTTGAAATACCATTGCCTGTTCCTTTGGTTTACCTCTGAAGTAAAAAGTCATCGCCTGTCTGAGAAGGTTGCAAACTACAAAGAGGCAAACTTTGTCTTCAAGATGCAGACTGAAGCATTTGAGTATTCTTTCTGGCTTCTCGTTTGCACAGCGATGCATTCTGTCAACATGCTGCTCATCAGATTAGCTGGAGTTCAATTCCCTTTCTTCAAACCAAAACATGCAGATTCAAGTAATGGGGGAGCTGACCTTAGGTACTAA